The DNA window AAAGATAGAAAAAAAgatgagatattaattatacatatataacttaaaacataaaatatctaaaatatccagagattattattcatataatcaaGACTCATCTCACCAAACATAAACTCATCTAATCAAGACATAAACCTCACTCACTCACTCAATCAAGactaaaatataagataaaataagataaaaatataaaaaaaagattggtCAAATGGTTTGTCGGATGGTTGTCCGGATGTTTGGCCGGTAGGCCATAGCCAACCGACCAATTTATCTGGTTAACTTATCCAGTCAATTCTAAATcttataattgttttcttttaaagataaagttaatttaaaaagttattatatttatataataaaaaaaataattatatatataagattaaaaaaaaagtaattatacccaaaaaagACGGTGATTGATCTAATTTTCCTAGTTAGTCTTCTGTTGTAACAATGGAATTGGGCCATTTTCCCCAATCAGAAGTGGCCTAACATCGAATGTTTATGCACTAATCACCATACACTATCTTGTTTCGTGCTACGACTGCCAATTTTCTagttttgataaataaatgGAATGTTCAAACTTTGAGCGGCTCCAAAAAGATGATTCTTTTGGGTGTGTTTTTTGTTTGCCCTAGTTTTTGTTTGGTGTCTTTTGGCGTTGTTCTTgtctttcctttatttttaaaatgttaggtTGAATTTAAGGTGATTCTGAACGTCCTTCTtaaatctcatttcttttttgtttatacaaaGATACTTatacaacaaaaaatattatacttacttatttttattattaacttgttatatattttaatataattaaataattttaaatttaaaaaattgatgaaatattttgtatactCATCACAGTCAGGTTGATCGTAGATATATATGACCGCcaataatatttgttaattttataagatTTGAGAGAAAATTTCTAGTTAATTGGTTGTTGATTGCTTGCTTGCAAGGAGATAGAGATATGATATACTATGTaataaactcaattttgttaagtagttcaaaaattatattttacccttaatttataaaaaaagaaatatatttaaactcccttcatttatatatttattaattactctcaatatttaaaactagagaaaattataagagttaaatataatattttaaacttttaaaaatttattaacattttatttaaattgaattatgagttTGCAAATTTATTGAGTTAATCAATatcaaactcgagcttaaaaaaatcaaatgaactcAAACTTAAGAAAATCGAGTGAAGAAAgatttagtttaaaagaaaatacaaaataaaggtGAAGTGAAGACATGCGAAGATGTGAAAGAAGAGTTGCACATGGTAGTTGAATTACGTATCGTATCGTATatcgaaaacttaattttttgtatgGTATATTAAGTATcgtatcgtatcgtatgatatgatataatttttaaaaaataaaataataaaataataaaaatatataattaatatgtcatcattttaGAAGACATCACAAAtacctttgaaattttaaaaattttcatatatacctATATTATATTACCatttcctttaaaaaatatatcgatctATATTGATAATACGTATCATACATAAGATACGTATCATATTGGAATGATACATCtactatatcgtattaatttgatgtatttcataatatatatatttttcacttatatcatattatatcctattatatgatacatatactCTGTAAAATtggcaaaaaaatatttttattttattaataatttaataaaaggatgtaaaaataattaaccttattatattaatataaaaaattttgagtcaACTAAGTAAAGGAAGTCATGTTATGTTTGAAGGGTTGGTTGGAACCTGTAGATCTGCCTTTACTTGAACGAAGCAGGAGTAAATTGTTACCATCGCCACTGGTTCTCATCTTCACTGTTACATCTCCTTCCGCTTTAATCACTAAACAAAATGTCGCACGCTCGAGAGGAAGAAGAAGTGGGCAAGCTAGCCATCAGGTTAGCAAATGCCGTGGTTCTTCCCATGGTCCTCAAATCAGCCCTCGAGCTCAACCTAATTGACATCATCGCCGCCTCTACCGACGGTGTCTTCCTCTCGACTTCGGAGATCGCCACCAGGATTGCTACCAACAACCCCGACGCACCCGTCTTGCTCGATCGTATGCTACGGCTCTTGGCCAGCTACGATGTACTCAAGTGCTCCGTCAGAACCGGAGAGAATGGCGAAGTTGAGAGAGTGTATGGTGCCGCACCCATTTGCAAGTTTCTTGTTAAGAATCCAGATGGAGGCTCCGTTGCTCCTTTGTTCTTGTTACACCATGACAAGGTTTTCATGGAGAGCTGGTacattctttttttcaattattttaaattaattatttttttgcatcAAAATTGTTACAGAAGCGAATTTCGATTAAGCCTTAGCATttatgcatatacattattagattattaaattCACAGAAACTCTGTCATTTTGACTCCTCAACTTGTTCCCTTATGTGCAACAAAATGCGCTGATAACTCCTAATAAACAGATAATTAGCaatttcaaatgattgatgtaaattaaattagattaaagctttttattttatacGTAGTGGCAAATTCAGGacattttgttgatttaatttGGTTATCAGGTTTCACTTGAATGATGTTATACTAGAAGGGGGAATCCCGTTCGACAGGGCATATGGGATGAATGCATTTGAATACCCGGCTACAGATCAAAGGTTCAACTGGGTGTTTAATCAGGCTATGTCGAACCACACTACCTTAATCATTAAGAAAATTCTTGATATTTACAAAGGATTTGAAGGGTTGAAAGTGCTGGTTGATGTTGGAGGTGGAATTGGTGTCGCTCTTAATATCATCACTTCTAAGTTTCCTCACATTAAAggcattaattttgatttaccTCATGTTTTAGCTGATGCACCCTCGTATTCAGGTACCAGTTTTAGTTACAGTCTACATCTTTTAATAAACAGGATCTTTCATAATGCATCAAATGGGAGAtggtatacaatttagatattaTCATTAAATCAGTCATTCTGATTAAAATCCAGTGGTCAATGATAATACAAGAATTCTCTTGATGTTTGTGTTCTGTAAATGATGCTCCAAAAATCATACAGAAATGGGCTGAGAGTATATATTATGACAAACTGAAAGGTTTCTGGTGGTGTGGTGCAGGTGTAGAACATGTGGGTGGGGATATGTTTGTAAGCGTTCCGAAAGGGGATGCCATTTTCATGAAGGTAACCTTTTGTCCTTGATGTTAACCTGGTGAGACGGAAATTTCTTTCCAGTTGTTTCTTTGTATAATGGATTGAAATTTGCAGTGGATACTACACGACTGGAGTGATGAACATTGCTTGAAACTTCTCAAGAATTGTTATGAAGCTCTTCCAAACTCTGGCAAAGTGATCATCGTGGAATCAATTCTTCCTGTGACTCCTGTGaataatgtgtcatcacataTTGTGTTTGAGCAAGATCTTTTTATGCTGGCTCAGAACCCAGGAGGAAAAGAGAGGACTCAACAGGAGTTCGAGGCATTAGCTGTGAGATCTGGATTTTCTGGCTGTGAAGTCATATGCAATGCATACAACAGCTGGGTTATGGAGTTCCGCAAAAGCTAATACTTAAATCTTCGGAATACTGAACAGAAGTCCCAGTCTCTAGTACCATGTGTTGATTGCTTGTGTTAGTGATCAAGAAGCTATTTTTGATTGTCTAAAGTAATTTCAGTATTAGAATTTGCAGTGAAGCAACGTTGAGTTCAGTGTAGAAATTCTGCTTTATTGGATGAAATAAAAGCATAAAACCTTTAATTTCCAAGCAATGGCCATAATCCAGCACTAATCCTGTGTCTAAACCAGGCTTTAGTACATTTGTTGATTGCCTAACTCTTGAGAATTCTGTTCAACAGGCGTATGAATACCCGGAAACGGATCAAAGGTTTAACCCGGTGTTCAATCAGGCTATGTAAAACTCCACTATCTTGATCATGAAATCCGGATTTTCCAGCTGTGAAGTCATATGCTCCTTATACAGCAGCTGGGTTTTGGAGTTCCACAAATGACTACAATTGATTCAACTGGTTAGAATGCTGACTTGGAACATCGTTCAATGGATGAAAGCCATTCAGAATTAAAAGGGGATTCTTAATAATGTGAGATGAGTGAAGTATGGAGTTTGGAAATTAGATTGTCAATAGTATGAATTGAGAATTGAGAAGTTGTAAATGTCGTGGATTGTGTTTTGACTTGTGCAAACGTCTATCTCAAATTGTTAAATATAACTTTCTAAATATACTTGGAACAATTAAATAATGTGACGTGGTGTTCTCGAAATCCAATTACTCACAGTTTCCAAATTTCTGTCTTTGGTCAAACATTTACGAGCGAAACTCAATAATTCCCTCCACGTGGTTTCACTTTCTAAAATCTTGTCCTTGGAATAATAAAATCTTGTGACGCACTGTACATtgatttttgtcaaaattttcaatcgaCGTTATCGGtaggataaataatattattataaaaattaaataatattaacaaattgaataatatcagACAATGCTTTTCACAAGAGAAAAATGAGCCACTCCAGAGTTAGAATTctaattcgagtttgactcatttgaaTCGAACTTAAAATTAATCTTGAATCAATTCGACTCTAAACCTGCCTATGCAAAGACCTCtcttttataaaaatcttagttCCACCAGAGTTTTCCAAATTTCTgcttttgaataattaattttgtgatgcctaaaaaatttattgagttACAACTAAACTCAACAATTTACTCGATAGTCTTCACGTTCTAGATTCGTTATCCTTCGAATGGTAACATCCATGTAACACAATGCCTATTACTGTATGCCAACAGTTATGACCAgactaaataatttattcaatagtGTTGACTCTTTGAATGCATGTAAATTAGTCTATTAAGTTGTATGcatttaatgcatatattcCCATACGCAAGtagtatatatatgaatgtagATCGATATCTTATGATATCAAGTGAAGAGATTTCCAATTACATATCTTCAAACTTGAATGGCCGTGTCGCAGGAACAAGAAGTGGGCAAGCTAGCCATCAGGTTAGCAAACGCCGCGGTCCTTCCCATGGTGATGAAATCAGCCATCGAGCTTAATCTCATAGACATCATCTTTGCCTCTGGTGATGGCGTTTTCCTTTCACCTTCCGACATTGCAAGTATGCTCCCCACCAAGAACCCTGACGCTCCCGTTTTGCTCGACCGCATGCTACGACTCTTGGCTAGCTATGATATACTCAAATGCTCGGTTAGAAGAGAAGAGAATGGACAAGTTAAAAGATTGTACGGTGTTGCACCCATTTGTAAGTTCTTTGTGAACAATGAAGATGGAGGCTCGGGTGCTAGTTTGTTGCAGTTTCAACACAACAAGGCCGTCATGGATGTCTGGTACATTTCatttttgaaatctaaaatttaataattgctTTGTTTGAGAGTCgagttaaaatttggataattgAATATGTTTTTCAGGTATCATCTAACTGATACCGTGCTTGAAGGTGGAAGCCCTATCAATAGGGCATATGGAATAAAATCTGCTTTTGAATACATGGAAAAGGATCCAATCCATCACCAGTTATTTAACAAAGCAATGTCAAACAACACTACCTTGATCATGAAGAAGATGGTTGATGTTTACAAAGGATTCGAAGGCGTCAAAGTATTAGTAGACGTGGGTGGTGGAATTGGTGCTAGTCTTGGCACCATCACTTCTAAGTATCCTTACATTAAAGGCATAAACTTTGATTTACCACATGTTGTAGCTCATGCACCTCCAATATCAGGTATATGTTCCTAATTCTACTCGTTTATGGCTACCCTtgtagacaaaaataaatttcctaAAGCAATTTTCAACACTATAATTTCTAATCAATTCCAATAATCTCATCCATAaggttataaaatattataattgaattgataaaattttagataaaccTAATCGAGTCATTTGAAGgagaaattgattttatataacaaCCTTTTTGATTGACTATCAATCTATGAATTGTTCTTCTTTCCCAGTAACatccaaaacaaaatacaagCATTTTTGGATGAGATACTATATTGTTTCTGTGTTTTGGAATGACGTAGCcctttaattataataagtttattagactttttcattaaaaatcaattaaccTTCGCGGACTATGTATATGAAGTGTAATTGACCTTTACAATAAGATCACATGATACCCATGAAAAACTGCTATTGGATCATATATTTCCCtggttatatttttatcaaataaaagtATAATCAACGTATGtccacataaaaaatttcaacaaccCTTTCTTTATTTGTATATCAGATGATAATAAGATGTTGGCGCTGTGTAGGTGTTGAGCATGTTGGAGGAGATATGTTCACAAATATTCCAAAAGGTGACGCCATTTTCTTAAAGGTACGTGCTGCGTTAAATCGCTTAATCTTCATGTGTGCGTGTGTATGCCAGTGTGTGGTTGTTTTGCTGATACACATAGATGAAAGTTATTTGCAGACAGTTCTACATGATTGGGGTGATGAAGACTGCTCGAAAATTCTCAAGAAATGTTGTGGAGCTCTTCCAAACTCTGGAAAAGTACTCGTTGTAGAAGTGAATGTTCCTGAGATTCCTGAAAATAATGTTTCATCAAACATTGCCTGCGAACTAGATCTCTTGATGATGATTGTGCACCCAGGAGGAAGAGAGCGGACACTTAAAGAGTTTGAGGCATTAGCTTTGGAATCCGGATTTTCCAGGTGTGAAGTTATATGCTCTGCATACAACAGCTGGGTTTTGGAGTTCCACAAATGAGCACACTAATTCTGAAGCCTTCTCGATAATAAAAGCAGTCGTTCTCTCTGTTTTCTGCTTCATGTGTGTGACCAGTAATAAAGGTTTGAATTCCAGGGAGTCCATTgttatgttataaaaataagggATTGGTTAAAAAATACTTTGGAGGGCTCCGTTAGTGTAACTTTATACAACAAATCTAATATTTGTGTTGTTATACAAcgtgatatatcatcatgttattatatattatttt is part of the Mangifera indica cultivar Alphonso unplaced genomic scaffold, CATAS_Mindica_2.1 Un_0064, whole genome shotgun sequence genome and encodes:
- the LOC123207172 gene encoding caffeic acid 3-O-methyltransferase-like; protein product: MSHAREEEEVGKLAIRLANAVVLPMVLKSALELNLIDIIAASTDGVFLSTSEIATRIATNNPDAPVLLDRMLRLLASYDVLKCSVRTGENGEVERVYGAAPICKFLVKNPDGGSVAPLFLLHHDKVFMESWFHLNDVILEGGIPFDRAYGMNAFEYPATDQRFNWVFNQAMSNHTTLIIKKILDIYKGFEGLKVLVDVGGGIGVALNIITSKFPHIKGINFDLPHVLADAPSYSGVEHVGGDMFVSVPKGDAIFMKWILHDWSDEHCLKLLKNCYEALPNSGKVIIVESILPVTPVNNVSSHIVFEQDLFMLAQNPGGKERTQQEFEALAVRSGFSGCEVICNAYNSWVMEFRKS
- the LOC123207173 gene encoding caffeic acid 3-O-methyltransferase-like; the encoded protein is MAVSQEQEVGKLAIRLANAAVLPMVMKSAIELNLIDIIFASGDGVFLSPSDIASMLPTKNPDAPVLLDRMLRLLASYDILKCSVRREENGQVKRLYGVAPICKFFVNNEDGGSGASLLQFQHNKAVMDVWYHLTDTVLEGGSPINRAYGIKSAFEYMEKDPIHHQLFNKAMSNNTTLIMKKMVDVYKGFEGVKVLVDVGGGIGASLGTITSKYPYIKGINFDLPHVVAHAPPISGVEHVGGDMFTNIPKGDAIFLKTVLHDWGDEDCSKILKKCCGALPNSGKVLVVEVNVPEIPENNVSSNIACELDLLMMIVHPGGRERTLKEFEALALESGFSRCEVICSAYNSWVLEFHK